One window of Pieris napi chromosome 14, ilPieNapi1.2, whole genome shotgun sequence genomic DNA carries:
- the LOC125055912 gene encoding carbohydrate sulfotransferase 3-like produces MLRRVNFYSICIAFGLSVLLILAGSRYTDNTYYRPSPESHRIIEINIPQQTPTNPDDSSLNIATIMEKTRYKIKIELENYNFTVSSVKKLEDLIMESGGQPLRSIIISTWRSGTTFLGEVLNSVPGNYYHYEPLLNYEIIQIRGSPYSDKALETITKMLKCDYNGMDEYFEYGKTHLHQFSHNTRLWDHCKYRKELCLDANFTSKFCKLFPFQSMKIVRVRLHLIQQLLENKELNIKVVLLIRDPRGVMQSRQHRNFCQPSPDCWKPELLCADMISDYVAASRLIKLYPDRIIVQRYEELALDPNSTVPSLLKFLGISPTTSVEEFLLSHTNVEVSGVSSTFRVSREVPFKWRNVLNYNFVEDIQLVCKEALDLWGYKLVHNATHMISKDFNPLANYTLMQ; encoded by the exons ATGTTGCGTCGAGTTAACTTTTACTCAATATGTATCGCGTTCGGGCTCAGTGTTCTATTAATTCTTGCTGGAAGTCGGTATACAGATAATACTTATTACCGTCCATCCCCTGAAAGTCACagaattattgaaattaatataccaCAACAAACTCCCACTAATCCCGATGATAGCTCTCTGAATATTGCTACAATCATGGAAAAAACacgatataaaattaaaattgaattagaAAACTATAACTTTACAGTCTCGAGCGTGAAAAAGCTTGAAGACTTAATAATGGAGTCCGGTGGACAACCTTTAAGAAGTATAATTATATCTACTTGGCGATCAGGTACCACATTTTTGGGGGAGGTGCTTAATTCTGTACCTGGAAATTACTATCACTATGAACCTCTtctaaattatgaaattatacaaattagaGGTTCTCCTTACTCAGACAAAGCCTTAGAAACAATcactaaaatgttaaaatgtgATTATAATGGTATGGATGAGTATTTTGAGTATGGTAAAACGCATTTACACCAATTCAGTCATAATACAAGATTGTGGGACCACTGTAAATATAGGAAGGAATTGTGTTTAGATGCTAACTTCACCTCAAAGTTTTGTAAACTCTTTCCTTTTCAAAGTATGAAAATAGTTAGAGTCAGGTTACACCTTATACAACAGTTACTGGAGAACAAAGA GCTTAATATTAAAGTGGTCTTATTGATCCGAGATCCTCGTGGAGTGATGCAGTCCAGACAGCACCGTAACTTTTGCCAACCATCCCCTGATTGTTGGAAACCAGAGTTGTTATGTGCTGATATGATCAGTGATTATGTTGCAGCTAGCCGGTTAATTAAGCTTTATCCTGACAGAATTAT AGTACAGAGGTATGAAGAGTTAGCATTAGATCCAAACAGTACCGTGCCTAGTCTTCTAAAGTTCCTAGGAATCAGTCCAACAACATCTGTTGAAGAGTTTCTTCTCTCACATACTAATGTTGAAGTGTCTGGTGTCAGTTCCACGTTCAGGGTGTCCCGCGAAGTGCCTTTCAAATggagaaatgttttaaattacaacTTTGTTGAGGATATACAg TTGGTATGCAAAGAAGCGTTAGACCTTTGGGGATACAAGCTGGTGCACAATGCAACGCATATGATCAGTAAGGACTTTAATCCCTTGGCAAATTACACATTGATGCAGTAA
- the LOC125056055 gene encoding axoneme-associated protein mst101(1)-like, with protein MGAMKTALDVTLSICKNMRPVVATAWQYAKVEMVPPMTSHMFQGSLGKSIETTVGGATDKFIGGLEQKLKDIEAARINAIKQKEAALKAAAEKIKAAALKKAEEEKRLEAAKANAAAKQAKEAKEAKEAKGAKQAKEAPQPAKKSDPPKKETKSEVKAKKGTTKSQKRVPPKTKKKAKRTRRKVKRGSPPKAKK; from the exons ATGGGAGCAATGAAAACTGCACTAGATGTAACCCTtt CTATCTGCAAAAATATGAGACCAGTTGTTGCGACGGCTTGGCAGTATGCAAAAGTTGAAATGGTACCTCCAATGACTTCTCATATGTTTCAAGGATCACTCGGAAAATCTATTGAAACTACAGTAGGCGGTGCTACTGATAAGTTTATTGGTGGGCTcgaacaaaaattaaaagatataGAAGCTGCACGAATAAACGctattaaacaaaaagaaGCTGCATTGAAAGCCGCTGCAGAAAAAATTAAAGCTGCAGCATTAAAGAAAGCTGAGGAAGAAAAACGGCTTGAAGCTGCAAAGGCAAATGCAGCCGCAAAACAAGCAAAAGAGGCAAAAGAGGCAAAAGAAGCAAAAGGAGCAAAACAAGCTAAAGAGGCACCACAACCTGCTAAGAAATCCGATCCACctaaaaaagaaactaaatcTGAAGTCAAAGCTAaaaaaggtactacaaagtCGCAAAAACGTGTTCCACCGAAGACTAAGAAGAAGGCAAAGAGGACAAGGCGTAAAGTCAAAAGAGGATCACCCCCTAAagctaaaaaataa